DNA from Streptomyces sp. NBC_01476:
GTGCCTCGTCCACGCTCATGAGGTGACCTGGACCGATGCGGCGTTCACACTCGCCGCGACCTGGGAACGTGCCGACGTCAGCCACTTCTCCAACTCCTCGGAGGCGGTGTACTCCGAGTCCAGCAGGAACAGGCCCCGGGTGGGAACGGTGGCGCCCAGCTCCACCAGAACGGGCTTGAGCAGCAGATCCGCGGCCAGCGAGTGCCGCCAGTGCGCGCCGAGCAGCAGCGGGACCGCGGTCACGCCGGTCAGCGCGCCGGAACCGAGGCCGTCGAGGAAGAGCTTCAGCAGGCCGGTGTAGGACGCCTTGTACGTGGGGCTGGCGACGACCAGCAGACTCGCCTCCTGGACCGCCGCGACGGCCGAGGCCACCCGCGGGTCCCCGGGGTCGAACAGCGCGGCACCGAGGTCGGCGAGTTCCACGGTCCGGTCGGGCTTCTGCCCGGTCAGTGCCTCGGCCACCAGCTGGGCCGCGTCATGGGTACGGGATCGGGGCCGGGGGTTGCCGACGAGGACGACGACGCTCACGGCTATCTCCTTGTCTGCTCACAGATCGGTACGGATACGGAGGCGGGGGCGCGCGACGGTCATGCCCGCCGTGACCACTCCTCGGCCAGGAGCCGGTAGGAGGCGACCCGGTCGGCGTGGTCGTGGGTGATGGTGGTGACGATCAGTTCGTCGGCGCCGGTGGCGTCCCGGAGTGTCTCCAGCTGGTCGGCGACCTGCTGCGGCGTCCCGGTGAACTGGGTCTCGACCCGGTCCTCGACCAGGGCCCGGTCCTCCTCGGTCCAGACGTGGGCACGGGCTTCGTCCGGGGTCGGGAACTGGATCGCGCCCTCGCCGCTGCGGATGCTGCGCACCCACAGGCCGTATCCGGTGGCCAGTTCGCGGGCGGTGCCCTCGTCCTCGGCCACGACGACGTCCGCGGACACGCTGACGTAGGGGCGGTCCAGGGCGGCGGACGGGGTGAACGCGGCACGGTAGCCCTCCGCGGCCTCGATCACGGTGGCCGGGCTGACGTGGTAGTTGGCCGCGAAGCGCAGGCCGTTCGCGCCGGCCACCTCGGCGCTGACACCGCCGCTGCTGCCCAGGATCCAGACCTGGAGGTCCGCGCCCTCGCCCGGTACGACATGCGCCTCAATGCCTTCAGCGGTGGCGTAGGTACCCGCGATCAGCGCGAGGATGTCGTCGATCTGCTCCGCGTACTCCTGCGACTCGGCATTCGGCTGCTGGAGCAGCTTCTTGTGCAGGGCGAAGCGCGGGGAGCGCAGCAGGTGCGCGAAGCTGAAGCGGGCCGGTATCCGCAGCCCGTTGGGGGTGTATCCGTCGACCACGGTGCTGCCGCCGACCAGTGCGGGCTGCCGGGTCTCGGCGGGCGGCTTGCCGCCCGAGCGGCCGAGGCCGAGGTCGAAGCGGCCCGGGTGCAGCGCGTCGAGCAGCCCGAACTCCTCGACGGTGGAGAGCGCGGTGCGGTGCCCGAGCTGCACCGCGCCGGAGCCCAGCCGGATGGTGGAGGTCGCCGCGGCGGTCAGCGCGAGGACCACTGCGGGGGAGGTGCCGGCCACCCCGGGGTTGAGATGGTGCTCGGCGAACCAGTAGCGGCTGTACCCGAAGCGCTCGGTCTGCCGGGCGAGGTCGATGCTGTTGCGCAGGGCCTGCGGGGCGGAAGAACCGGAGCTGATCGGCACCAGGTCGAGGACCGCCAGGGGGGTGTTGGCCATGGTCATGCTCCTTGCGGTGCGGCGGTGGCGCGGTCGGCCGCCGAAGAGCCGGCGGGTTCCTTGACCGGGGTGTTGTCGGGGGCGACCGGCCCCCATGGCCACGGCGGGTCGGGGATGGCGCTGCGCAGTACCGGCGCGATGGCGGACTGGAAGAGTTCCAGCGACGCGCGGTGCTGGGCGTCGGTCAGCCCGCCGGGCTCGGCGTGCAGATGGAGCACGCTGTGCCCGAACCGCTCGTGGTAGCGGTGGACCTTGTCGACGATCTGCTCCGGGCTGCCGATCAGCGCGGAGCTGCGCTCGACGAAGTCCTCCAGGGTGGGGAACACCGGCTCGGCACCGAGCCGCCGCTGGAAGCCGAGGTAGCCCTCGAAGACCGGCCGGTAGTCGGCCAGGGCCTGCTGGGAGGTGGGTGCGGCGTAGAAGCCGGCCGAGCCCGCGCCGACCGCGGCGAGCGCCGGGTCGTGGCCGTAGTGCTCCCAGCGCTCCCGGTAGTAGCGGATGAGTTCCGCGTAGGGCTCGATGGGGTTGGTGACGTTCGCCGAGAAGAGCGGGTCGCCGTAGCGGGCGGCGAGGTCCACCGACTCGCGGCTGGTGGCGCTTCCGTGCCAGACCCGGATCGGGCGCTGGTAGGGCCGGGGCCAGACCTCGGCGTCGTGCAGGACGGGCCGGAACTTCGGCGAGGCGGTGACCTTGTCGTTGCGCCAGATCTCACGGAAGAGCTGGTAGGACTCGGCGTTGCGGTCCCACTGGTCCTCGGGGGTGACCTGGAACAGCTCGCGCTGCGCGGCGCCGTTGCCCTTGCCGATGATCAGTTCCAGCCGGCCGCCGGAGAGATGATCGAGGGTGGCGTAGTCCTCGTAGGCGCGGACCGGGTCGAGCAGGCTGAGCGTGGTGACCGCGGTGAAGAGCCGGATCCGCCGGGTCAGCGCGGCGATGTGGCTGAGCACCACCGTGGGGGAGGAGGAGATGAAGGGGCGTTCGTGCCGCTCGCCGACGCCGAATCCGTCGAAGCCCAGCTCCTCGGCGAGCAGCGCGCTGTCGAGCACCTGCCGGAAGCGTTCGTGGGTCGACGGCTGGGCGCCGGTGACCGGGTCGGGGGCGTGCACGATCAGGGTGATGTTGATGAACTTCATGACGCCGCCCTCCGCGTCCGCGCGGCGGCCTCGTCGGGGTGGCGCAGGCCCAGGTGGTCCCGGAGCGTGGTGCCCTCGTACTCGGTACGGAAGACGCCGCGCTCCTGGAGCAGCGGGACCACGGTGTCGGCGAAGTCGTCGATACCGCCCGGCGTCAGGTGCGGGGCGAGGATGAAGCCGTCGCTGGCATCGGTCTGCACGAACTCGTTGAGCGCCTCGGCGACCGTGGCCGGGGTGCCGATGAAGGACTGGCGGCCGGTCACCTCGATGATCACCTCGCGGGTGGTGAGGTTCTTCGCCTCGGCGAGCGCCCGCCACTGGGCGGCGACGGCCAGCGGGTCACGGTGCATCCGGACGCTGGCCCGGCCCCGGGCGATGGTGTTCTCGCCGACCAGCGGGTCGACCTCGGGCAGCGGGCCGTCCGGGTCGTGGTCGCTGAGATCGCGGTTCCACAGCTGCTCCAGGAACTTGATCGCGGTCTGGCCGCTGACCTGCTGCCGGCGGATCAGCAGCGCCTTCTCCTGGGCTTCGGCGTCGGTGTCGCCGAGTACGAAGGTCACCCCGGGCAGGATCTTCAGCTCGTCACGGGAGCGGCCGTACTTGGCCAGCCGGCCCTTGACGTCGGCGTAGAACTCCCGGCCGGCCTCCAGCGTGCCGTGCCGGGTGAAGATCGCGTCCGCGGCGGACGCGGCGAACTCGCGGCCCTCCTCGGAGTCGCCGGCCTGGAAGATCACCGGCCGTCCCTGCGGGCTGCGCGGGACGTTGAAGCGCCCGCGGATGTCGAACTGGGTCACCCGGTGGTCGAACCGGCCCGCGTCCGGGTCGCCAAGGAAGACACCGGACTCCTTGTCCGCGACGATCTCGTCGCCCTTCCAGGAGTCGAAGAGCACCTTGGTCGCGTCCAGGAACTGCCGGGCCCGCTCGTAGCGGTCGCCCTGGGCGAGGAAGCCGCCGCGCCGGAAGTTCTGCCCGGTGAACTCGTCCCAGGAGGTGACGACGTTCCAGGCGGCGCGGCCGGCCGACAGGTGGTCGAGGGAGGCGAACTGGCGGGCCACCTCGTAGGGCTCGTTGAAGGTGGAGTTGATGGTCCCGGCGAGTCCGAGGCGTTCGGTGACGGCGGCGAGCGCGGTCAGCACGGTGAAGGTGTCGGGGCGGCCGACCACGTCCAGGTCGTAGATCTCGCCGCCCTGTTCCCGCAGCCGCAGGCCCTCGGCGAGGAAGAGGAAGTCGAACTTGGCGCGCTCTGCGGTCTTCGCCAGGTGGACGAAGGAGCTGAAGTCGATCTGGCTGCCGGCCGCCGGGTCGCTCCACACGGTGGTGTTGTTGACACCGGGGAAGTGCGCGGCGAGGTGGATCTGCTTGACGGGCTTGCTCATGCGACGGGCTTCCTTAAGGTCTCTGCGGGCGCTCAGACGGCGGAGGTGGTCGGGGCGGAAGCGGTGGCGTAACGATTCGCCGGGCGGGGGAGTCCCAGCAGGCCGCGCAGGGTGGCGGCCTCGTACGCGGTACGGAACAGGCCGCGCCGCCGCAGTTCGGGCACCAGGTGGCGGGTGATCTGCTCCAGGTCGTGCGGGACGGCGGCCGGCCGCAGCCGGAAACCGGTGATCCCGGCCGCCTGCCACTGCTCCAGCAGGTCCGCGAGGCCGGCCGGGGTGCCGGCGAAGACCAGGGCGTCGCTGGTGTACGCCGCGCCCGCCCGCTCGTCCAGCCGCGCGCCGCGGGCGGCGGCCGCCTCGTCGGTGTCGTCCAGCAGGACCACCAGGTCGGCGAAGACGTGCACCGTCTCCCCGGCGCGGCCCGCCTCGTCCTGGCCGGCCCGGATCTCGGCGATGATCGCCCGGGCGTCCTCGGCGTCGCGCGGGGTGATGAAACCGACATCGGTGGAGCGGGCGACCAGGCGGAAGGGAATGCTCTGGTGCGCCAGCGCCGCGACGATCGGCTGGCCCTGCGGCGGGCGCGGGGTGATCGACGGGCCCTTGACGCTGAACCGCGGTCCCTCGAAGTCGATGTAGTGCAGCTTCTTCCGGTCGATGAAGCGGCCGGTCGCGACGTCGCGGATCTCGGCGTCGTCCTCCCAGCTGTCCCAGAGCCGCCGCACCACCTCGACGTAATCGGCGGCCTCGTCGAAGGTCTCGGTGAGCAGCGCCTGGACCTCGGGGGTGTTGAAGTCCTCGAACCGGAACGGCGGGAAGCTGCGCCGTCCGAAGAGTTCCGCCTCGTAAGGGCGGGCCGAGACCTGCACCCGCAGCCCGGCCCGGCCGCCGCTGACGTAGTCGAGCGTGGCGATCGCCTTGGAGAGGTGGAAAGGCTCGGTGTGAGTGACCACAGCCGTCGGGATCAGACCGATGTGGCTGGTCAGCGGGGCGATCCGGGCGGCGATCTGCACCGCGTCCAGCCGGCCGCGGACCTGGTCGGTGCGCTGGTCGAGCTCGGTGTAGTCGGCGGACTGGAGACCGAGCGAGTCCTCGATCGTGACGAAGTCCAGCAGGCCGCGCTCGGCCTCGGCGACCAGGCCGGCCCAGTACGCCGCCGTGAACAGGTCTTGGGGCCGGGCGTCGGTTTCGCGCCAGGCGGCGGGGTGCCACCCGGCGCCGTCAAGGGCGACGGCGAGGTGGAGGGCGGGGTGCGGCTGAGGCATGGGAGGTCGCTTCCTGCTCGGGTGGAGGGCGCTCCACCGTGCTGCGGACATGCCGGACGGAACCCGCGCCGGGCGGTCGGCCCGGGGCGGCGTCGGCGGGGGGAAGAGGGGAGGAGAAGACGGGGGCTCGGGAGGAGCCGGGCGAAGAGCGGAAGGGGCGCGGTCGCGGGACGGCGTGCCGCGACGCAGCGGGGCACCGGTCCGCGCGATGCGCGGGGCTCAGCGGATCCGCGTGGCCGGCGACAGCCGGTGCCGCGGGAACGGCGGAGCGGTCAGATGTCCGTACAGAGGGCGCTGGAGATGCGCTGCAGGTCGATGTGCCGACGCGAGTAGGTACTGATGGCTCGACGCACTACAGTCCCCTCCACCTTCGATCGCGCGCTTGCGTAAACCGGGCTCGGCTCCGCCGGGTCGTCACCTGGAGCACCCCGCCGCGTCGGAGGGTTGCTGGTCAGCCAGCCAGGGCTTGTTGCTGACGCTCATAACCTGCTCACACGGTAACTCCGGACCGGCGTCGAACACAATGGCTGGTCGACGGGCTGTGGATCACACAGTGACCGCTTTCCCGCCCCCGGGGCCGGCCCACCGCTCCGGACCGGCCGGGCTGACGGACCGTCGAATACTGAGGCATTGCCCAAAGCCGACCCAGCGGTTACGGTATGCCCTGGTTATGAGCGTCAGCTTTGAGCCCTGGCTGGCTGACCGGCAACCCTCGTCCGCGGTGGGGTGCTCCAGGTGACGACCCGGCGGGACGGTCACGTTCCGTAAGCGCGAGGCCCCATGGGCCGGAGGATGCGAGGTGATCCGCATGCAGATACGACGCACCGACAACAGCGGTACGCCGCTTCCGCGCGGGTTCGCTCAGCTCATGGTGGCCCGCCGCCACGTCGACCTGCTCCGGGTGAGCAGCGCACTGTGTCCGAGGACGTCCCCGGTCTGTTGACCGCACTCGCGCTCCGAGCGAGCGCTGAGATGTCCGTACGCCTGCCGTCGCCCGGCCACGCCCGCACTCCGCACACCGCCCGCCGCTGACCCACGGCGCGGTGCTGCGCCCCATGGGACGGAAAGCACACCACCATGAGCAGCTCTGACACCTCCGCGCGCAAATCCGCCGCGCCGGAACCACCGCCCCCGACCGCCGCGCAGCCACCGCCGCCTGCCGCCGCCTCCACGGCCCCCGCCGACCGCCCCACCGACGAGCAACTGCTCGCCGCGAAGCTGGTCCCGCTGCGCCACCCCGGCCAGTGGGTCTCGGCCCTCGTCCTGCTGGTGCTCTTCGCGATGCTGGTCAACACGGTGCTGACCAACAACCGGTTCCAGTGGGGCACCGTCGGCGACTACTTCCTCAACGGATCGATCGTGCACGGGCTGGAGCTGACGCTCTGGCTCACCGCCGCGGTGATGGCCACCGGCTATCTGCTCGGGATCGGCGTCGCCGCGATGCGGCTGTCGCACAACCCGATCCTCAGCTCGCTCAGCTTCGCCTTCGTCTGGCTGATACGTTCCGTCCCGCCCCTGGTGCAGCTGCTCTTCTGGTACGAACTCGCCTCGCTCTACCCGCAGTTGTCGCTCGGCATCCCGTTCGGCAGCGAATTCGTCACGGTGCGGACGGCCCATCTGTTCAGCGGCATCCTCGCCGCGTACGTGGGACTCAGCCTGGATGTCGCGGCCTTCTCCTCGGAGATCGTCCGCGGCGGCATCCTGTCCGTCGACCACGGCCAGACCGAGGCCGCCCAGGCGCTCGGCCTCGGGAACGCGCGGATCTTCCGCAGGATCGTGCTGCCGCAGGCGATGCCGGCCATCGTGCCGGCCTCGGGCAACCTGCTGATCGGGATGCTCAAGGCGACCTCGATCGTGAGCGTCATCGCGGTGCAGGACCTGCTCTACTCCTCGCAGTTGATCTACAACCAGAACTACCTGATCATCCCGCTGCTCCTGGTGGCGACGCTCTGGTACATCATCCTCACCACGCTGCTCTCGATCGGGCAGTTCTTCGTCGAGCGCTACTACGCCCGCGGCAGCAACCGCGGTGGCAGGAGGAGCTTCCGGGAGCTCTTCCGGGGCAATGTGCCGCTGCTCGGCAGGACCGGCAACGAACTGGCGGGCATCTCATGACGACCGTGGCCACCGACCCCCTGGTACGGATCAGGGGACTGCGCAAGAGCTTCGGCACACATCTGGTCCTGGACGGTGTCGACCTGGATGTGCGCCAGGGCGAAGTCACCGTGCTGCTCGGGCCTTCGGGCTCCGGCAAGTCCACCCTGCTGCGCAGCATCAACCACCTGGAGCGTCCCGACGGCGGATTCGTCGAGGTGGGCGGCGAGATCATCGGCTACCGGCACCAGGACGGCCGGCTGCATGAACTGGGACACCGGTCGATCACCCGGCAGCGCGCCCGGGTCGGCATGGTCTTCCAGCAGTTCAACCTCTTCCCGCACCTCACCGTGGTGGAGAACATCGTCGAGGCCCCGATCGCCGTGCACGGGGTGCCGAAGAAGCAGGCCGCGGCCAAGGCCCGCGAACTGCTGGAGCGCGTCGGTCTCGGCGGCCGGGAAGGGTCCTATCCCCGACAGCTCTCCGGCGGCCAGCAGCAACGCGTCGCCATCGCCAGGGCACTGGCGATGGAGCCGGAACTGCTGCTGTTCGACGAGCCGACCAGCGCTCTCGACCCGGAACTGGTCGGCGAAGTCCTCGCGGTCATCAAGGATCTCGCCGACAGCGGGATGACCATGATCGTCGTCACCCATGAGATCGGCTTCGCCCGTGAGGTCGCGGACACCGTGGTCTTCCTGGACGGAGGCCGGATCATCGAATCCGGCGCACCGGCCGACGTCCTGGAACGTCCGCACCACGAGCGGGCCCGCGCCTTCCTCGCCGCGGTCCTGTGACCACCCGGCTCCCTTCACCTCCCCGGTAGACCGCCCGTACCTTCTGTCCCGTATCCACCACTTTTTCCCCTTTCAACGGCGGCTCTCCGCCGCTTCCCTACCACCCCCTTGCCCGCCGACCCCCGTACCACCCTTGTCACCCCTGGAAAGGAACCACCGTGACGACCGACGGACGCCCCGCCCGCCACGTCTCCCGAACGGCCCTCACCGCGACCGGCGCCGCTGCCGTCCTCGCCCTGCTCACCGCCTGCGGCTCCAGCTCCGGTTCGGCCGATACCGCGCCGGCGGGCGGAGCTCCGAGCGCGAAGTCCCCGTCCGCGGCGGCGTCCACGGCGCTGCCGACCGAGGACGTCGTCTCCGGGATCCAGGCCGACCCGGCCCTGAAGGCCGAACTGCCGAAGGCGATCCAGACCCGCGGCAGCCTGATCCTGGGCACCTCACGGGTGGTCGGCACCTCCGGCCTGCCGCACGGCGGCCAGGACCCGAGCGGCAAGACCGTCGGCCTCGACATCGACCTGCGCGACGCGATCGGCAAGGTGCTCGGCGTCACCTGGGACGTGCAGTACGGCACCTTCCCCACCGTCATCCCCGGCGTGCAGAACGGGAAGTACGACGTCGGACAGGACAACTTCGGTGCCACCAAGACCCGCGAGGAGGTCGTCGACTTCGCGACCTACCTCAATGACGGCCAGTCCTTCCTCGGCCCCAAGGACCTGCCGGCCGACTCGGTGACCAGCCTCACCGACCTGTGCGGCTACAACGTCGCCACCAGCCCGGGCTCGACCTTCCAGCAGATCCTCACCGACGGCGCGGGCAAGTGCGCCGCGGCCGGCAAGAAGCCCTACAAGGTCCAGTACTTCGCGGACACCGCGCCGATCATCCTCGGTCTGCAGAACGGCAAGGTGGACATCTACTTCGGCCCGACGCTGGGTCTGAAGTACGACGCCACGCACGTGCCGAACACCAAGTACCTCGGCGAGATCAGCACCACCCCGGTCGGCTTCGTCACCGCGAAGAACTCGCCGATCGCCAAGGCCATCAGCGACGCCGTCAACAAGCTCATCGCCACCGGTGACTACGCCAGGATCTTCACCAAGTGGGGTGTGCCCGGCACCGGCGTCAGCAGCTCGGTCGTCAACCCGCCCACCACCTTCTGAGCCGGGAGGAGACCGCGATGACCGAGCCCCCTCCCACGGTCCCGACCAAGGAGAGACCACCGCACGACGCCGTACCCGGCTCCGGCGACCAGCAGCCGCGCTCCCTGTCGGCGCAGCGGGTGATCCCGCTGCGCCACCCGGGGCGCTGGATCGTCACCGCCGTGGTGCTGGTCCTCGCCGCCCAGTTCATCCACGGGCTGGCAAGCAACCCCTTCTACCAGTGGGACCGGTTCGGGTACTGGTTCTTCCGGCCGGTCATCATGCGCGGCCTGCTGGTCACCTTGAAAGTCACCGCACTCAGCGCGGTGTTCGGTCTGCTCGGCGGGATCCTGCTGGCGCTGGCCCGGCTCTCGAAGAGCCCGATCCTGCGGGCGGTCAGCTGGGTGTACATCTGGCTCTTCCGGTCGGTGCCGCTGATCGTGGTGCTG
Protein-coding regions in this window:
- a CDS encoding amino acid ABC transporter ATP-binding protein, which codes for MTTVATDPLVRIRGLRKSFGTHLVLDGVDLDVRQGEVTVLLGPSGSGKSTLLRSINHLERPDGGFVEVGGEIIGYRHQDGRLHELGHRSITRQRARVGMVFQQFNLFPHLTVVENIVEAPIAVHGVPKKQAAAKARELLERVGLGGREGSYPRQLSGGQQQRVAIARALAMEPELLLFDEPTSALDPELVGEVLAVIKDLADSGMTMIVVTHEIGFAREVADTVVFLDGGRIIESGAPADVLERPHHERARAFLAAVL
- a CDS encoding NADPH-dependent FMN reductase — its product is MSVVVLVGNPRPRSRTHDAAQLVAEALTGQKPDRTVELADLGAALFDPGDPRVASAVAAVQEASLLVVASPTYKASYTGLLKLFLDGLGSGALTGVTAVPLLLGAHWRHSLAADLLLKPVLVELGATVPTRGLFLLDSEYTASEELEKWLTSARSQVAASVNAASVQVTS
- a CDS encoding putative leader peptide, whose protein sequence is MEGTVVRRAISTYSRRHIDLQRISSALCTDI
- a CDS encoding LLM class flavin-dependent oxidoreductase, whose amino-acid sequence is MPQPHPALHLAVALDGAGWHPAAWRETDARPQDLFTAAYWAGLVAEAERGLLDFVTIEDSLGLQSADYTELDQRTDQVRGRLDAVQIAARIAPLTSHIGLIPTAVVTHTEPFHLSKAIATLDYVSGGRAGLRVQVSARPYEAELFGRRSFPPFRFEDFNTPEVQALLTETFDEAADYVEVVRRLWDSWEDDAEIRDVATGRFIDRKKLHYIDFEGPRFSVKGPSITPRPPQGQPIVAALAHQSIPFRLVARSTDVGFITPRDAEDARAIIAEIRAGQDEAGRAGETVHVFADLVVLLDDTDEAAAARGARLDERAGAAYTSDALVFAGTPAGLADLLEQWQAAGITGFRLRPAAVPHDLEQITRHLVPELRRRGLFRTAYEAATLRGLLGLPRPANRYATASAPTTSAV
- a CDS encoding putative leader peptide encodes the protein MQIRRTDNSGTPLPRGFAQLMVARRHVDLLRVSSALCPRTSPVC
- a CDS encoding LLM class flavin-dependent oxidoreductase, translating into MANTPLAVLDLVPISSGSSAPQALRNSIDLARQTERFGYSRYWFAEHHLNPGVAGTSPAVVLALTAAATSTIRLGSGAVQLGHRTALSTVEEFGLLDALHPGRFDLGLGRSGGKPPAETRQPALVGGSTVVDGYTPNGLRIPARFSFAHLLRSPRFALHKKLLQQPNAESQEYAEQIDDILALIAGTYATAEGIEAHVVPGEGADLQVWILGSSGGVSAEVAGANGLRFAANYHVSPATVIEAAEGYRAAFTPSAALDRPYVSVSADVVVAEDEGTARELATGYGLWVRSIRSGEGAIQFPTPDEARAHVWTEEDRALVEDRVETQFTGTPQQVADQLETLRDATGADELIVTTITHDHADRVASYRLLAEEWSRRA
- a CDS encoding amino acid ABC transporter permease, producing MSSSDTSARKSAAPEPPPPTAAQPPPPAAASTAPADRPTDEQLLAAKLVPLRHPGQWVSALVLLVLFAMLVNTVLTNNRFQWGTVGDYFLNGSIVHGLELTLWLTAAVMATGYLLGIGVAAMRLSHNPILSSLSFAFVWLIRSVPPLVQLLFWYELASLYPQLSLGIPFGSEFVTVRTAHLFSGILAAYVGLSLDVAAFSSEIVRGGILSVDHGQTEAAQALGLGNARIFRRIVLPQAMPAIVPASGNLLIGMLKATSIVSVIAVQDLLYSSQLIYNQNYLIIPLLLVATLWYIILTTLLSIGQFFVERYYARGSNRGGRRSFRELFRGNVPLLGRTGNELAGIS
- a CDS encoding ABC transporter substrate-binding protein; amino-acid sequence: MTTDGRPARHVSRTALTATGAAAVLALLTACGSSSGSADTAPAGGAPSAKSPSAAASTALPTEDVVSGIQADPALKAELPKAIQTRGSLILGTSRVVGTSGLPHGGQDPSGKTVGLDIDLRDAIGKVLGVTWDVQYGTFPTVIPGVQNGKYDVGQDNFGATKTREEVVDFATYLNDGQSFLGPKDLPADSVTSLTDLCGYNVATSPGSTFQQILTDGAGKCAAAGKKPYKVQYFADTAPIILGLQNGKVDIYFGPTLGLKYDATHVPNTKYLGEISTTPVGFVTAKNSPIAKAISDAVNKLIATGDYARIFTKWGVPGTGVSSSVVNPPTTF
- a CDS encoding LLM class flavin-dependent oxidoreductase, with amino-acid sequence MKFINITLIVHAPDPVTGAQPSTHERFRQVLDSALLAEELGFDGFGVGERHERPFISSSPTVVLSHIAALTRRIRLFTAVTTLSLLDPVRAYEDYATLDHLSGGRLELIIGKGNGAAQRELFQVTPEDQWDRNAESYQLFREIWRNDKVTASPKFRPVLHDAEVWPRPYQRPIRVWHGSATSRESVDLAARYGDPLFSANVTNPIEPYAELIRYYRERWEHYGHDPALAAVGAGSAGFYAAPTSQQALADYRPVFEGYLGFQRRLGAEPVFPTLEDFVERSSALIGSPEQIVDKVHRYHERFGHSVLHLHAEPGGLTDAQHRASLELFQSAIAPVLRSAIPDPPWPWGPVAPDNTPVKEPAGSSAADRATAAPQGA
- a CDS encoding NtaA/DmoA family FMN-dependent monooxygenase (This protein belongs to a clade of FMN-dependent monooxygenases, within a broader family of flavin-dependent oxidoreductases, the luciferase-like monooxygenase (LMM) family, some of whose members use coenzyme F420 rather than FMN.), with the translated sequence MSKPVKQIHLAAHFPGVNNTTVWSDPAAGSQIDFSSFVHLAKTAERAKFDFLFLAEGLRLREQGGEIYDLDVVGRPDTFTVLTALAAVTERLGLAGTINSTFNEPYEVARQFASLDHLSAGRAAWNVVTSWDEFTGQNFRRGGFLAQGDRYERARQFLDATKVLFDSWKGDEIVADKESGVFLGDPDAGRFDHRVTQFDIRGRFNVPRSPQGRPVIFQAGDSEEGREFAASAADAIFTRHGTLEAGREFYADVKGRLAKYGRSRDELKILPGVTFVLGDTDAEAQEKALLIRRQQVSGQTAIKFLEQLWNRDLSDHDPDGPLPEVDPLVGENTIARGRASVRMHRDPLAVAAQWRALAEAKNLTTREVIIEVTGRQSFIGTPATVAEALNEFVQTDASDGFILAPHLTPGGIDDFADTVVPLLQERGVFRTEYEGTTLRDHLGLRHPDEAAARTRRAAS